From one Sphaeramia orbicularis chromosome 9, fSphaOr1.1, whole genome shotgun sequence genomic stretch:
- the spring1 gene encoding SREBP regulating gene protein has translation MMVLRRLLRKRWVLGVVFGLSLIYFLTSTLKQEERTIRDRTLLEVRDPDHRIPWKVRFNLGNSSRQITQCRNSIQGKTLLTDELGYVCERKDLLVNGCCNINAPSTRQYICKSCLANGCCSIYEYCVSCCLQPDKQPLLERFLNRAAEGFQNLFTAVEDHFELCLAKCRTSSQSVQHENTYRNPQAKYCYGESPPELLPV, from the exons ATGATGGTGCTACGGCGACTACTGAGAAAGCGCTGGGTGCTTGGAGTAGTTTTTGGATTATCTCTCATCTACTTTCTCACCAGCACACTCAAACAG GAGGAGAGGACCATACGGGACCGCACACTCCTAGAGGTTAGAGATCCAGACCATCGCATCCCCTGGAAAGTCCGTTTTAACTTGGGCAACAGCAGCCGACAGATCACTCAGTGCCGTAACTCGATTCAGGGCAAAACGTTGCTCACAGATGAACTTG GTTATGTCTGTGAGAGAAAAGACTTGCTGGTTAATGGCTGCTGTAATATCAACGCTCCCAGCACCAGACAGTACATTTGTAAAAGCTGCCTGGCCAACGGCTGCTGCAGCATCTATGAGTATTGCGTGTCTTGCTGCCTCCAGCCTGATAAG CAACCTCTGCTTGAGCGTTTCCTGAATCGTGCAGCTGAAGGTTTCCAGAATCTCTTCACTGCTGTGGAGGACCATTTTGAATTGTGCCTGGCCAAGTGTAGGACCTCTTCACAA AGTGTCCAACATGAGAACACATACCGAAACCCTCAAGCAAAGTACTGCTATGGAGAGAGTCCACCGGAGCTCCTTCCTGTATGA
- the LOC115426100 gene encoding uncharacterized protein LOC115426100 isoform X1 yields MNRAVWAWMLIVLHGVAAGHVPKKHGVVEPSCKPKQMTALTRSQVEASLTSFDAANGKHLGTWSPGFPLLHLDQNTPLVGADVQCSLLFMSQGVEAILVDQRDNLNPDDVSLHKTLSHTVSRIGLLEACVKSILGGTCAAPPPPPHMPKPVFERKQWSHTLLKEAREYLVRLERKIGAHIFKVKGSIKQRIKHMLTMKKYHKYLEGSGYLL; encoded by the exons ATGAACAGAGCAG TGTGGGCGTGGATGCTGATTGTGCTGCACGGTGTGGCTGCAGGTCATGTACCAAAGAAACACGGCGTGGTTGAACCGTCATGCAAACCCAAACAGATGACGGCCCTTACCAGGAGCCAAGTGGAGGCCAGTTTGACCAGCTTT GATGCAGCCAATGGGAAGCACCTGGGTACGTGGTCTCCAGGTTTCCCTCTGCTCCACCTGGACCAGAACACCCCTCTGGTGGGTGCAGACGTCCAGTGCAGCCTCCTCTTCATGTCCCAGGGTGTGGAGGCCATCCTGGTGGACCAGCGGGACAATCTGAATCCCGACGACGTCTCACTTCACAAGACGCTGAGTCACACCGTCTCCAGAATCGGCCTGCTGGAAGCCTGCGTGAAGAGCATCCTCGGAGGGACGTGCGCCGCTCCGCCTCCCCCTCCTCACATGCCCAAGCCGGTGTTTGAGAGGAAGCAGTGGAGTCACACCCTCCTGAAGGAAGCCAGGGAATATCTGGTCAGGCTGGAGCGTAAGATAGGAGCCCatattttcaaggtcaaagggTCAATAAAGCAGAGAATAAAACACATGCTTACAATGAAAAAGTATCACAAATACCTGGAGGGAAGTGGATACCTCCTGTAA
- the LOC115426100 gene encoding uncharacterized protein LOC115426100 isoform X2, whose protein sequence is MNRAGHVPKKHGVVEPSCKPKQMTALTRSQVEASLTSFDAANGKHLGTWSPGFPLLHLDQNTPLVGADVQCSLLFMSQGVEAILVDQRDNLNPDDVSLHKTLSHTVSRIGLLEACVKSILGGTCAAPPPPPHMPKPVFERKQWSHTLLKEAREYLVRLERKIGAHIFKVKGSIKQRIKHMLTMKKYHKYLEGSGYLL, encoded by the exons ATGAACAGAGCAG GTCATGTACCAAAGAAACACGGCGTGGTTGAACCGTCATGCAAACCCAAACAGATGACGGCCCTTACCAGGAGCCAAGTGGAGGCCAGTTTGACCAGCTTT GATGCAGCCAATGGGAAGCACCTGGGTACGTGGTCTCCAGGTTTCCCTCTGCTCCACCTGGACCAGAACACCCCTCTGGTGGGTGCAGACGTCCAGTGCAGCCTCCTCTTCATGTCCCAGGGTGTGGAGGCCATCCTGGTGGACCAGCGGGACAATCTGAATCCCGACGACGTCTCACTTCACAAGACGCTGAGTCACACCGTCTCCAGAATCGGCCTGCTGGAAGCCTGCGTGAAGAGCATCCTCGGAGGGACGTGCGCCGCTCCGCCTCCCCCTCCTCACATGCCCAAGCCGGTGTTTGAGAGGAAGCAGTGGAGTCACACCCTCCTGAAGGAAGCCAGGGAATATCTGGTCAGGCTGGAGCGTAAGATAGGAGCCCatattttcaaggtcaaagggTCAATAAAGCAGAGAATAAAACACATGCTTACAATGAAAAAGTATCACAAATACCTGGAGGGAAGTGGATACCTCCTGTAA